In Rissa tridactyla isolate bRisTri1 chromosome 8, bRisTri1.patW.cur.20221130, whole genome shotgun sequence, one genomic interval encodes:
- the FLCN gene encoding folliculin, with protein sequence MNAIVALCHFCELHGPRTLFCTEVLHSPLPQGASSGDISGQNEQAEEEEGGIQMSSRIRSHSPAEGASADSSSPGPKKSDMCEGCRSLAGGHPGYVSHDKETSIKYVSHQHPNHPQLFSIVRQACVRSLSCEVCPGREGPIFFGDEQHGFVFSHTFFIKDSLARGFQRWYSIITIMMDRIYLINSWPFLLGKIRGIIDELQGKALKVFEAEQYGCPQRAQRMNTAFTPFLHQRNGNAARSLTSLTNDENLWACLHTSFAWLLKACGSRLTEKLLEGAPTEDTLVQMEKLADLKEESEGWDGSEEEEKPSSQPDVVEGQELSKCSAETSLMPDCNSWNVAHRRLSVFRSLRHMRQVLGASAFRMLAWHVLMGNQVIWKARDMDLVQSAFDVLRTMLPVGCVRIIPYSDQYEEAYRCNFLGLSPHVQIPSHILSSEFAVLVEVRTATRSSLYPTLFEDEQSLNKYEFVVTSGSPVAADRVGPTILNKIEAALTNQNLSVDVVDQCLVCLKEEWMNKVKVLFKFTKVDSRPKEDTQKLLSILGAAEEDNVKLLKFWMTGLSKTYKSHLMSTVRSPTSSESRN encoded by the exons ATGAATGCTATTGTTGCCCTCTGCCATTTTTGTGAGCTCCATGGTCCTCGCACCCTCTTTTGCACTGAGGTTCTACATTCACCGCTTCCACAAGGCGCAAGCAGCGGGGACATCTCTGGGCAGAATGAGCAGGCGGAGGAGGAAGAAGGTGGCATTCAGATGAGCAGTCGGATCCGCTCACACAGCCCAGCAGAAGGTGCCAGCGCTGACTCCAGCAGCCCAGGGCCAAAGAAGTCAGACATGTGTGAG GGTTGCCGCTCTCTTGCAGGAGGACATCCTGGATATGTCAGCCACGACAAAGAAACTTCAATCAAGTACGTCAGTCACCAACATCCAAACCACCCCCAGCTGTTCAGCATCGTGCGCCAGGCCTGCGTTCGCAGTCTGAGCTGCGAG GTCTGCCCAGGACGTGAAGGCCCTATTTTTTTTGGAGATGAACAGCATGGTTTTGTGTTCAGCCACACCTTCTTCATCAAAGACAGCCTGGCTCGAGGTTTCCAGCGCTGGTACAGCATCATCACTATCATGATGGATCGGATTTACCTCATCAACTCCTGGCCTTTCTTGTTGGGAAAAATCAGAGGCATCATCGATGAGCTTCAGGGCAAAGCACTTAAG GTGTTTGAAGCAGAGCAGTACGGGTGCCCTCAGCGCGCCCAGCGGATGAACACGGCCTTCACTCCCTTCCTGCACCAGCGGAATGGCAATGCAGCCCGCTCCTTAACGTCACTGACCAACGATGAAAACCTGTGGGCATGTTTGCACACTTCCTTTGCTTG GCTTTTGAAAGCTTGTGGCAGCCGACTCACAGAGAAGCTTCTGGAGGGAGCACCAACAGAAGACACTCTCGTTCAGATGGAGAAACTTGCAG acctGAAGGAAGAGTCAGAAGGCTGGGATGGTTCCGAGGAAGAAGAGAAGCCCTCTTCCCAGCCAGATGTTGTAGAAGGGCAAGAGCTATCTAAATGCTCAGCTGAAACATCTCTGATGCCAGACTGCAACAGCTGGAACGTAGCTCACAGAAGGTTGTCTGTCTTTCGCTCTCTCAGGCACATGAGGCAG gttcttgGGGCATCAGCATTCCGCATGCTGGCTTGGCATGTTCTGATGGGGAACCAGGTCATCTGGAAAGCTCGAGATATGGATCTTGTCCAGTCTGCTTTTGACGTGCTACGG ACCATGCTGCCTGTTGGTTGTGTGCGGATCATCCCCTACAGCGACCAGTATGAAGAGGCGTATCGGTGTAACTTCCTAGGGCTTAGCCCACATGTCCAAATCCCATCTCACATACTATCATCTG AGTTTGCAGTCCTTGTGGAAGTTCGCACTGCAACCCGCTCCAGCCTCTACCCAACTCTGTTTGAGGATGAGCAGTCCCTCAACAAGTACGAGTTTGTTGTCACCAGCGGTAGCCCTGTTGCAGCAGATCGAG TTGGCCCTACAATCTTGAACAAGATCGAAGCTGCCCTGACCAACCAGAACCTTTCCGTAGATGTTGTGGATCAGTGCCTTGTTTGCCTGAAGGAGGAGTGGATGAA TAAAGTGAAGGTCCTCTTTAAATTCACTAAAGTGGACAGCAGACCCAAGGAGGATACCCAAAAACTGCTGAGCATTCTGGGAGCTGCAGAGGAGGACAACGTCAAGCTTCTCAAGTTCTGGATGACTGGCCTGAGCAAGACCTACAAGTCCCACCTGATGTCAACAGTTCGCAGCCCGACGTCCTCGGAGTCCCGGAACTAA
- the COPS3 gene encoding COP9 signalosome complex subunit 3 isoform X2: MRAHRRGQMTQLCELINKSGELLAKNLSHLDTVLGALDVQEHSLGVLAVLFVKFSMPSIPDFETLFSQVQLFISTCNGEHIRYATDTFAGLCHQLTNALVERKQPLRGISILRQAIDKMQMNTNQLTSIHADLCQLCLLAKCFKPALPYLDVDMMDICKENGAYDAKHFLCYYYYGGMIYTGLKNFERALYFYEQAITTPAMAVSHIMLESYKKYILVSLILLGKVQQLPKYTSQIVGRFIKPLSNAYHELAQVYSTNKPSELRNLVNKHSETFTRDNNMGLVKQCLSSLYKKNIQRLTKIEDGEIFASINQKDGMVCFHDNPEKYNNPAMLHNIDQEMLKCIELDERLKAMDQEITVNPQFVQKSMGSQEDDSGTKPSSYS, translated from the exons ATGCGAGCACACAGGAGAG GGCAAATGACCCAGCTTTGTGAACTGATCAATAAAAGTGGAGAACTGCTAGCAAAAAATCTTTCCCATCTGGATACAGTGCTTGGTGCCCTGGATGTGCAGGAACACTCATTAGGCGTTCTTGCTGTCTT GTTTGTGAAGTTTTCTATGCCCAGCATCCCTGACTTCGAAACGTTATTCTCACAGGTGCAGCTTTTTATCAGCACTTGTAATGGGGAACACATTAGATATGCAACAGACACTT tTGCTGGCCTGTGCCACCAGTTAACAAATGCCCTTGTGGAGAGAAAACAG CCCCTGCGAGGAATTAGCATTCTCAGACAAGCCATAGACAAGATGCAGATGAACACAAACCAGCTGACCTCAATACACGCAGATCTCTGCCAG cTCTGTTTGTTAGCAAAATGCTTTAAACCTGCCCTCCCGTATCTAGATGTGGACATGATGGATATTTGTAAAGAGAATGGGGCATATGATGCGAAGCACTTTTTATGTTACTACTACTATGGTGGGATGATATACACTGGGCTAAAGAACTTTGAAAGAGCACTCTACTTTTATGAACAG GCAATAACTACTCCAGCCATGGCAGTCAGTCATATTATGTTGGAATCATATAAAAAGTATATTCTAGTTTCTTTGATACTACTTGGCAAAGTTCAGCAGCTACCAAAATACACTTCCCAGATAGTTGGTAGATTCATTAAG CCCCTTAGCAATGCTTACCATGAATTAGCGCAAGTTTATTCAACCAATAAACCCTCGGAGCTTCGAAATCTGGTGAACAAACACAGTGAAACATTCACAAGGGATAACAATATGGGGCTGGTTAAGCAATGCTTGTCATCTCTCTACAAAAAGAATATTCAGAGGCTAACCAAG ATAGAAGATGGTGAAATCTTTGCAAGTATTAATCAGAAAGATGGTATGGTCTGTTTCCATGATAATCCTGAAAAATACAACAATCCAGCTATGCTTCATAACATTGATCAGGAG ATGCTGAAATGTATAGAGCTTGATGAACGACTGAAAGCCATGGATCAAGAGATCACTGTGAACCCTCAGTTTGTGCAGAAG AGTATGGGCTCTCAAGAAGATGACTCAGGGACCAAACCATCCAGTTATTCCTGA
- the COPS3 gene encoding COP9 signalosome complex subunit 3 isoform X3 has product MRAHRRGQMTQLCELINKSGELLAKNLSHLDTVLGALDVQEHSLGVLAVLFVKFSMPSIPDFETLFSQVQLFISTCNGEHIRYATDTFAGLCHQLTNALVERKQPLRGISILRQAIDKMQMNTNQLTSIHADLCQLCLLAKCFKPALPYLDVDMMDICKENGAYDAKHFLCYYYYGGMIYTGLKNFERALYFYEQAITTPAMAVSHIMLESYKKYILVSLILLGKVQQLPKYTSQIVGRFIKPLSNAYHELAQVYSTNKPSELRNLVNKHSETFTRDNNMGLVKQCLSSLYKKNIQRLTKTFLTLSLQDMASRVQLSGPQEAEKYVLHMIEDGEIFASINQKDGMVCFHDNPEKYNNPAMLHNIDQELEMFQ; this is encoded by the exons ATGCGAGCACACAGGAGAG GGCAAATGACCCAGCTTTGTGAACTGATCAATAAAAGTGGAGAACTGCTAGCAAAAAATCTTTCCCATCTGGATACAGTGCTTGGTGCCCTGGATGTGCAGGAACACTCATTAGGCGTTCTTGCTGTCTT GTTTGTGAAGTTTTCTATGCCCAGCATCCCTGACTTCGAAACGTTATTCTCACAGGTGCAGCTTTTTATCAGCACTTGTAATGGGGAACACATTAGATATGCAACAGACACTT tTGCTGGCCTGTGCCACCAGTTAACAAATGCCCTTGTGGAGAGAAAACAG CCCCTGCGAGGAATTAGCATTCTCAGACAAGCCATAGACAAGATGCAGATGAACACAAACCAGCTGACCTCAATACACGCAGATCTCTGCCAG cTCTGTTTGTTAGCAAAATGCTTTAAACCTGCCCTCCCGTATCTAGATGTGGACATGATGGATATTTGTAAAGAGAATGGGGCATATGATGCGAAGCACTTTTTATGTTACTACTACTATGGTGGGATGATATACACTGGGCTAAAGAACTTTGAAAGAGCACTCTACTTTTATGAACAG GCAATAACTACTCCAGCCATGGCAGTCAGTCATATTATGTTGGAATCATATAAAAAGTATATTCTAGTTTCTTTGATACTACTTGGCAAAGTTCAGCAGCTACCAAAATACACTTCCCAGATAGTTGGTAGATTCATTAAG CCCCTTAGCAATGCTTACCATGAATTAGCGCAAGTTTATTCAACCAATAAACCCTCGGAGCTTCGAAATCTGGTGAACAAACACAGTGAAACATTCACAAGGGATAACAATATGGGGCTGGTTAAGCAATGCTTGTCATCTCTCTACAAAAAGAATATTCAGAGGCTAACCAAG acatttttaacATTGTCATTACAAGACATGGCAAGTCGAGTGCAGTTGTCAGGGccccaagaagcagaaaaatacgTCCTCCACATG ATAGAAGATGGTGAAATCTTTGCAAGTATTAATCAGAAAGATGGTATGGTCTGTTTCCATGATAATCCTGAAAAATACAACAATCCAGCTATGCTTCATAACATTGATCAGGAG CTTGAGATGTTTCAGTAG
- the COPS3 gene encoding COP9 signalosome complex subunit 3 isoform X7: MQMNTNQLTSIHADLCQLCLLAKCFKPALPYLDVDMMDICKENGAYDAKHFLCYYYYGGMIYTGLKNFERALYFYEQAITTPAMAVSHIMLESYKKYILVSLILLGKVQQLPKYTSQIVGRFIKPLSNAYHELAQVYSTNKPSELRNLVNKHSETFTRDNNMGLVKQCLSSLYKKNIQRLTKTFLTLSLQDMASRVQLSGPQEAEKYVLHMIEDGEIFASINQKDGMVCFHDNPEKYNNPAMLHNIDQEMLKCIELDERLKAMDQEITVNPQFVQKSMGSQEDDSGTKPSSYS; the protein is encoded by the exons ATGCAGATGAACACAAACCAGCTGACCTCAATACACGCAGATCTCTGCCAG cTCTGTTTGTTAGCAAAATGCTTTAAACCTGCCCTCCCGTATCTAGATGTGGACATGATGGATATTTGTAAAGAGAATGGGGCATATGATGCGAAGCACTTTTTATGTTACTACTACTATGGTGGGATGATATACACTGGGCTAAAGAACTTTGAAAGAGCACTCTACTTTTATGAACAG GCAATAACTACTCCAGCCATGGCAGTCAGTCATATTATGTTGGAATCATATAAAAAGTATATTCTAGTTTCTTTGATACTACTTGGCAAAGTTCAGCAGCTACCAAAATACACTTCCCAGATAGTTGGTAGATTCATTAAG CCCCTTAGCAATGCTTACCATGAATTAGCGCAAGTTTATTCAACCAATAAACCCTCGGAGCTTCGAAATCTGGTGAACAAACACAGTGAAACATTCACAAGGGATAACAATATGGGGCTGGTTAAGCAATGCTTGTCATCTCTCTACAAAAAGAATATTCAGAGGCTAACCAAG acatttttaacATTGTCATTACAAGACATGGCAAGTCGAGTGCAGTTGTCAGGGccccaagaagcagaaaaatacgTCCTCCACATG ATAGAAGATGGTGAAATCTTTGCAAGTATTAATCAGAAAGATGGTATGGTCTGTTTCCATGATAATCCTGAAAAATACAACAATCCAGCTATGCTTCATAACATTGATCAGGAG ATGCTGAAATGTATAGAGCTTGATGAACGACTGAAAGCCATGGATCAAGAGATCACTGTGAACCCTCAGTTTGTGCAGAAG AGTATGGGCTCTCAAGAAGATGACTCAGGGACCAAACCATCCAGTTATTCCTGA
- the COPS3 gene encoding COP9 signalosome complex subunit 3 isoform X1, whose translation MRAHRRGQMTQLCELINKSGELLAKNLSHLDTVLGALDVQEHSLGVLAVLFVKFSMPSIPDFETLFSQVQLFISTCNGEHIRYATDTFAGLCHQLTNALVERKQPLRGISILRQAIDKMQMNTNQLTSIHADLCQLCLLAKCFKPALPYLDVDMMDICKENGAYDAKHFLCYYYYGGMIYTGLKNFERALYFYEQAITTPAMAVSHIMLESYKKYILVSLILLGKVQQLPKYTSQIVGRFIKPLSNAYHELAQVYSTNKPSELRNLVNKHSETFTRDNNMGLVKQCLSSLYKKNIQRLTKTFLTLSLQDMASRVQLSGPQEAEKYVLHMIEDGEIFASINQKDGMVCFHDNPEKYNNPAMLHNIDQEMLKCIELDERLKAMDQEITVNPQFVQKSMGSQEDDSGTKPSSYS comes from the exons ATGCGAGCACACAGGAGAG GGCAAATGACCCAGCTTTGTGAACTGATCAATAAAAGTGGAGAACTGCTAGCAAAAAATCTTTCCCATCTGGATACAGTGCTTGGTGCCCTGGATGTGCAGGAACACTCATTAGGCGTTCTTGCTGTCTT GTTTGTGAAGTTTTCTATGCCCAGCATCCCTGACTTCGAAACGTTATTCTCACAGGTGCAGCTTTTTATCAGCACTTGTAATGGGGAACACATTAGATATGCAACAGACACTT tTGCTGGCCTGTGCCACCAGTTAACAAATGCCCTTGTGGAGAGAAAACAG CCCCTGCGAGGAATTAGCATTCTCAGACAAGCCATAGACAAGATGCAGATGAACACAAACCAGCTGACCTCAATACACGCAGATCTCTGCCAG cTCTGTTTGTTAGCAAAATGCTTTAAACCTGCCCTCCCGTATCTAGATGTGGACATGATGGATATTTGTAAAGAGAATGGGGCATATGATGCGAAGCACTTTTTATGTTACTACTACTATGGTGGGATGATATACACTGGGCTAAAGAACTTTGAAAGAGCACTCTACTTTTATGAACAG GCAATAACTACTCCAGCCATGGCAGTCAGTCATATTATGTTGGAATCATATAAAAAGTATATTCTAGTTTCTTTGATACTACTTGGCAAAGTTCAGCAGCTACCAAAATACACTTCCCAGATAGTTGGTAGATTCATTAAG CCCCTTAGCAATGCTTACCATGAATTAGCGCAAGTTTATTCAACCAATAAACCCTCGGAGCTTCGAAATCTGGTGAACAAACACAGTGAAACATTCACAAGGGATAACAATATGGGGCTGGTTAAGCAATGCTTGTCATCTCTCTACAAAAAGAATATTCAGAGGCTAACCAAG acatttttaacATTGTCATTACAAGACATGGCAAGTCGAGTGCAGTTGTCAGGGccccaagaagcagaaaaatacgTCCTCCACATG ATAGAAGATGGTGAAATCTTTGCAAGTATTAATCAGAAAGATGGTATGGTCTGTTTCCATGATAATCCTGAAAAATACAACAATCCAGCTATGCTTCATAACATTGATCAGGAG ATGCTGAAATGTATAGAGCTTGATGAACGACTGAAAGCCATGGATCAAGAGATCACTGTGAACCCTCAGTTTGTGCAGAAG AGTATGGGCTCTCAAGAAGATGACTCAGGGACCAAACCATCCAGTTATTCCTGA
- the COPS3 gene encoding COP9 signalosome complex subunit 3 isoform X5, which translates to MASALEQFVNSVRQLSAQGQMTQLCELINKSGELLAKNLSHLDTVLGALDVQEHSLGVLAVLFVKFSMPSIPDFETLFSQVQLFISTCNGEHIRYATDTFAGLCHQLTNALVERKQPLRGISILRQAIDKMQMNTNQLTSIHADLCQLCLLAKCFKPALPYLDVDMMDICKENGAYDAKHFLCYYYYGGMIYTGLKNFERALYFYEQAITTPAMAVSHIMLESYKKYILVSLILLGKVQQLPKYTSQIVGRFIKPLSNAYHELAQVYSTNKPSELRNLVNKHSETFTRDNNMGLVKQCLSSLYKKNIQRLTKTFLTLSLQDMASRVQLSGPQEAEKYVLHMIEDGEIFASINQKDGMVCFHDNPEKYNNPAMLHNIDQEMLKCIELDERLKAMDQEITVNPQFVQKSMGSQEDDSGTKPSSYS; encoded by the exons ATGGCGTCGGCCCTGGAGCAGTTCGTCAACAGCGTCCGGCAGCTCTCGGCTCAAG GGCAAATGACCCAGCTTTGTGAACTGATCAATAAAAGTGGAGAACTGCTAGCAAAAAATCTTTCCCATCTGGATACAGTGCTTGGTGCCCTGGATGTGCAGGAACACTCATTAGGCGTTCTTGCTGTCTT GTTTGTGAAGTTTTCTATGCCCAGCATCCCTGACTTCGAAACGTTATTCTCACAGGTGCAGCTTTTTATCAGCACTTGTAATGGGGAACACATTAGATATGCAACAGACACTT tTGCTGGCCTGTGCCACCAGTTAACAAATGCCCTTGTGGAGAGAAAACAG CCCCTGCGAGGAATTAGCATTCTCAGACAAGCCATAGACAAGATGCAGATGAACACAAACCAGCTGACCTCAATACACGCAGATCTCTGCCAG cTCTGTTTGTTAGCAAAATGCTTTAAACCTGCCCTCCCGTATCTAGATGTGGACATGATGGATATTTGTAAAGAGAATGGGGCATATGATGCGAAGCACTTTTTATGTTACTACTACTATGGTGGGATGATATACACTGGGCTAAAGAACTTTGAAAGAGCACTCTACTTTTATGAACAG GCAATAACTACTCCAGCCATGGCAGTCAGTCATATTATGTTGGAATCATATAAAAAGTATATTCTAGTTTCTTTGATACTACTTGGCAAAGTTCAGCAGCTACCAAAATACACTTCCCAGATAGTTGGTAGATTCATTAAG CCCCTTAGCAATGCTTACCATGAATTAGCGCAAGTTTATTCAACCAATAAACCCTCGGAGCTTCGAAATCTGGTGAACAAACACAGTGAAACATTCACAAGGGATAACAATATGGGGCTGGTTAAGCAATGCTTGTCATCTCTCTACAAAAAGAATATTCAGAGGCTAACCAAG acatttttaacATTGTCATTACAAGACATGGCAAGTCGAGTGCAGTTGTCAGGGccccaagaagcagaaaaatacgTCCTCCACATG ATAGAAGATGGTGAAATCTTTGCAAGTATTAATCAGAAAGATGGTATGGTCTGTTTCCATGATAATCCTGAAAAATACAACAATCCAGCTATGCTTCATAACATTGATCAGGAG ATGCTGAAATGTATAGAGCTTGATGAACGACTGAAAGCCATGGATCAAGAGATCACTGTGAACCCTCAGTTTGTGCAGAAG AGTATGGGCTCTCAAGAAGATGACTCAGGGACCAAACCATCCAGTTATTCCTGA
- the PLD6 gene encoding mitochondrial cardiolipin hydrolase encodes MWAAGAARRAGLALAAAGALCLALAAWRRRARPLREVLVFPSPPSCTEALLAEAAGPGAAARPCHCPLPHGDCPLSRLLRHLLTARRSLDICLFAFSSPQLGRAVRLLHRRGVRVRIVTDAQYMGVQGSQIGLLRQAGIQVRHDQESGYMHHKFAVVDGRMLITGSLNWTTQAIQNNRENVLVTEDVEYVKPFLDEFERIWEKYNPIKYKFFSKDSK; translated from the exons atgtgggcggcgggcgcggcgcggcgggccgggctggcgctggcggcggcgggggcgctgTGCCTGGCGCTGGCGGcctggcggcggcgggcccggcccctACGCGAGGTGCTGGTGTTCCCCTCGCCGCCCAGCTGCACCGAGGCGCTGCTGGCcgaggcggcggggcccggggcggcggcgcggccctgCCACTGCCCGCTGCCGCACGGCGACTGCCCCCTCAGCCGCCTCCTGCGGCATCTCCTCACCGCCCGCCGCTCCCTCGACATCTGCCTCTTCGCCTTCTCCAGCCCGCAGCTGGGCCGCGCCGTCCGGCTCCTCCATCGCCGCGGCGTCCGCGTCCGCATCGTCACCGACGCCCAGTACATGGGGGTGCAGGGCTCCCAGATCGGCCTCCTCCGGCAGGCCG GGATCCAGGTGCGCCACGACCAGGAGAGCGGTTACATGCACCACAAGTTCGCTGTCGTGGACGGGAGGATGCTCATCACGGGCTCCCTCAACTGGACCACCCAAGCGATCCAGAACAACCGGGAGAACGTGCTGGTCACGGAGGATGTCGAGTATGTGAAGCCTTTTCTGGATGAGTTTGAAAGGATTTGGGAGAAGTACAATCCCATCAAGTacaaatttttttctaaagacaGTAAATGA
- the COPS3 gene encoding COP9 signalosome complex subunit 3 isoform X6 has translation MASALEQFVNSVRQLSAQGQMTQLCELINKSGELLAKNLSHLDTVLGALDVQEHSLGVLAVLFVKFSMPSIPDFETLFSQVQLFISTCNGEHIRYATDTFAGLCHQLTNALVERKQPLRGISILRQAIDKMQMNTNQLTSIHADLCQLCLLAKCFKPALPYLDVDMMDICKENGAYDAKHFLCYYYYGGMIYTGLKNFERALYFYEQAITTPAMAVSHIMLESYKKYILVSLILLGKVQQLPKYTSQIVGRFIKTFLTLSLQDMASRVQLSGPQEAEKYVLHMIEDGEIFASINQKDGMVCFHDNPEKYNNPAMLHNIDQEMLKCIELDERLKAMDQEITVNPQFVQKSMGSQEDDSGTKPSSYS, from the exons ATGGCGTCGGCCCTGGAGCAGTTCGTCAACAGCGTCCGGCAGCTCTCGGCTCAAG GGCAAATGACCCAGCTTTGTGAACTGATCAATAAAAGTGGAGAACTGCTAGCAAAAAATCTTTCCCATCTGGATACAGTGCTTGGTGCCCTGGATGTGCAGGAACACTCATTAGGCGTTCTTGCTGTCTT GTTTGTGAAGTTTTCTATGCCCAGCATCCCTGACTTCGAAACGTTATTCTCACAGGTGCAGCTTTTTATCAGCACTTGTAATGGGGAACACATTAGATATGCAACAGACACTT tTGCTGGCCTGTGCCACCAGTTAACAAATGCCCTTGTGGAGAGAAAACAG CCCCTGCGAGGAATTAGCATTCTCAGACAAGCCATAGACAAGATGCAGATGAACACAAACCAGCTGACCTCAATACACGCAGATCTCTGCCAG cTCTGTTTGTTAGCAAAATGCTTTAAACCTGCCCTCCCGTATCTAGATGTGGACATGATGGATATTTGTAAAGAGAATGGGGCATATGATGCGAAGCACTTTTTATGTTACTACTACTATGGTGGGATGATATACACTGGGCTAAAGAACTTTGAAAGAGCACTCTACTTTTATGAACAG GCAATAACTACTCCAGCCATGGCAGTCAGTCATATTATGTTGGAATCATATAAAAAGTATATTCTAGTTTCTTTGATACTACTTGGCAAAGTTCAGCAGCTACCAAAATACACTTCCCAGATAGTTGGTAGATTCATTAAG acatttttaacATTGTCATTACAAGACATGGCAAGTCGAGTGCAGTTGTCAGGGccccaagaagcagaaaaatacgTCCTCCACATG ATAGAAGATGGTGAAATCTTTGCAAGTATTAATCAGAAAGATGGTATGGTCTGTTTCCATGATAATCCTGAAAAATACAACAATCCAGCTATGCTTCATAACATTGATCAGGAG ATGCTGAAATGTATAGAGCTTGATGAACGACTGAAAGCCATGGATCAAGAGATCACTGTGAACCCTCAGTTTGTGCAGAAG AGTATGGGCTCTCAAGAAGATGACTCAGGGACCAAACCATCCAGTTATTCCTGA
- the COPS3 gene encoding COP9 signalosome complex subunit 3 isoform X4: MRAHRRGQMTQLCELINKSGELLAKNLSHLDTVLGALDVQEHSLGVLAVLFVKFSMPSIPDFETLFSQVQLFISTCNGEHIRYATDTFAGLCHQLTNALVERKQPLRGISILRQAIDKMQMNTNQLTSIHADLCQLCLLAKCFKPALPYLDVDMMDICKENGAYDAKHFLCYYYYGGMIYTGLKNFERALYFYEQAITTPAMAVSHIMLESYKKYILVSLILLGKVQQLPKYTSQIVGRFIKTFLTLSLQDMASRVQLSGPQEAEKYVLHMIEDGEIFASINQKDGMVCFHDNPEKYNNPAMLHNIDQEMLKCIELDERLKAMDQEITVNPQFVQKSMGSQEDDSGTKPSSYS, encoded by the exons ATGCGAGCACACAGGAGAG GGCAAATGACCCAGCTTTGTGAACTGATCAATAAAAGTGGAGAACTGCTAGCAAAAAATCTTTCCCATCTGGATACAGTGCTTGGTGCCCTGGATGTGCAGGAACACTCATTAGGCGTTCTTGCTGTCTT GTTTGTGAAGTTTTCTATGCCCAGCATCCCTGACTTCGAAACGTTATTCTCACAGGTGCAGCTTTTTATCAGCACTTGTAATGGGGAACACATTAGATATGCAACAGACACTT tTGCTGGCCTGTGCCACCAGTTAACAAATGCCCTTGTGGAGAGAAAACAG CCCCTGCGAGGAATTAGCATTCTCAGACAAGCCATAGACAAGATGCAGATGAACACAAACCAGCTGACCTCAATACACGCAGATCTCTGCCAG cTCTGTTTGTTAGCAAAATGCTTTAAACCTGCCCTCCCGTATCTAGATGTGGACATGATGGATATTTGTAAAGAGAATGGGGCATATGATGCGAAGCACTTTTTATGTTACTACTACTATGGTGGGATGATATACACTGGGCTAAAGAACTTTGAAAGAGCACTCTACTTTTATGAACAG GCAATAACTACTCCAGCCATGGCAGTCAGTCATATTATGTTGGAATCATATAAAAAGTATATTCTAGTTTCTTTGATACTACTTGGCAAAGTTCAGCAGCTACCAAAATACACTTCCCAGATAGTTGGTAGATTCATTAAG acatttttaacATTGTCATTACAAGACATGGCAAGTCGAGTGCAGTTGTCAGGGccccaagaagcagaaaaatacgTCCTCCACATG ATAGAAGATGGTGAAATCTTTGCAAGTATTAATCAGAAAGATGGTATGGTCTGTTTCCATGATAATCCTGAAAAATACAACAATCCAGCTATGCTTCATAACATTGATCAGGAG ATGCTGAAATGTATAGAGCTTGATGAACGACTGAAAGCCATGGATCAAGAGATCACTGTGAACCCTCAGTTTGTGCAGAAG AGTATGGGCTCTCAAGAAGATGACTCAGGGACCAAACCATCCAGTTATTCCTGA